From one Nothobranchius furzeri strain GRZ-AD chromosome 2, NfurGRZ-RIMD1, whole genome shotgun sequence genomic stretch:
- the LOC129156062 gene encoding uncharacterized protein, giving the protein MYCLTMKFKCNRVKPCAFNKMLHFRKWVEMLVELGSDYRLVELSGDLFSTRFSPPRSSAHLCLIAAPVCCAGCWQVELWDGNLSTQFSPAAALRISDPSGACLLCGCRLVELSNGNRRFPPVLPSPQLGASLIAAAVCCAGCRLVELWDGNLSTRFCPAAALRISDHSGVCLLCGCRLVELSGDLSVRPDFTQRSARRFSDSEALVLCTVNSGCS; this is encoded by the coding sequence atgtactgtttaaccatgaaatttaaatgtaatagggtaaaaccctgtGCATTTAAcaaaatgctgcactttagaaaatgggttgaaatgttggtggagctgggttccgactatcggcttgtggagctctcgggagacctgttttccacccggttctcccctccccgcagctcagcgcatctctgtctgatcgcagctcctgtctgctgcgcgggctgctggcaagtggagctctgggatggaaacctttccacccagttctccccagcggcagctctgcgcatctcagatcccagtggcgcttgtctgctgtgcggctgccggcttgtggagctctcgaatGGAAACCGAcgctttccacccgttctcccctccccgcagctcggcgcatctctgatcgccgcggctgtctgctgcgcgggctgccggcttgtggagctctgggatggaaatctttccacccggttctgcccagcggcagctctgcgcatctcagatcacagcggcgtttgtctgctgtgcggctgccggcttgtggagctctcgggagacctcagtGTTCGACCtgattttacccagcggtcagcccggcgtttctctgactcagaagctctggtgttgtgcacagttaactccggttgtagctag